In the Helianthus annuus cultivar XRQ/B chromosome 11, HanXRQr2.0-SUNRISE, whole genome shotgun sequence genome, one interval contains:
- the LOC110865807 gene encoding xyloglucan endotransglucosylase/hydrolase 2 — MGHSIHNACAVALAISCLIVAASAGSFYDEMDITFGGERAKISNGGQDLSLSLDQYSGSGFQSKHEYLFGRFDMQLKLVPGNSAGTVTTFYLSSQGAGHDEIDFEFLGNTTGSPYTIHTNVYSQGKGDKEQQFHLWFDPTAAFHTYTIVWNAQRIIFLIDNIPVRVFNNHEAAGVPFPKSQPMRVYASLWNADDWATQGGRVKTDWKNAPFTAYYRKFNANADKVGPNSRSTSSVNDNQAWRTQGVDAAGRNRIRWVQNKHMIYNYCNDRTRFTNGLPAECKRSRFL; from the exons ATGGGACATTCAATCCATAATGCTTGTGCAGTTGCTCTAGCAATTTCATGTCTGATTGTAGCTGCATCGGCAGGAAGTTTTTATGACGAAATGGACATCACTTTTGGAGGTGAACGTGCTAAAATTTCCAATGGCGGTCAGGATCTCTCCCTTTCACTCGATCAGTACTCCGGTTCAGGTTTCCAGTCCAAGCACGAGTACCTCTTTGGAAGGTTCGACATGCAACTCAAACTAGTACCTGGAAACTCTGCTGGTACTGTCACCACCTTCTAT TTATCGTCACAAGGCGCGGGGCATGATGAGATAGACTTTGAGTTCTTGGGCAACACCACAGGAAGCCCTTACACAATCCACACCAATGTATACTCGCAAGGGAAAGGAGATAAGGAACAACAGTTTCACCTATGGTTCGACCCAACTGCCGCCTTCCACACCTACACTATTGTATGGAACGCACAAAGAATCAT TTTCTTGATTGATAACATACCAGTGAGGGTGTTTAACAACCATGAGGCTGCTGGAGTTCCCTTTCCCAAGAGCCAACCGATGAGAGTGTATGCCAGCCTGTGGAATGCAGATGACTGGGCAACCCAGGGTGGGCGTGTGAAAACTGACTGGAAAAATGCACCTTTCACCGCTTACTACAGGAAATTCAATGCCAATGCCGATAAAGTTGGTCCTAACTCAAGGTCGACAAGCTCTGTAAATGACAACCAGGCATGGAGAACTCAAGGAGTCGATGCAGCTGGCCGAAACAGGATTAGGTGGGTGCAGAACAAGCACATGATCTACAACTACTGCAATGACCGCACACGCTTTACAAACGGTCTTCCTGCTGAATGCAAACGCTCCAGATTCCTCTAA